The Pelagibius sp. CAU 1746 genomic sequence TGATATTGACCGAATTGTTGAGCGGTATTCACGAGGGCAAATGGGTATAGACCTTCCGGATTTCGCGAACACGCCTGGTTACGAAAGGGGCCTAGAAGCGGCCGGCACAGTGGTCGATACCGTGTACGACGTGATGAACCAGATAACACGTCAAAACCTTCAGCTAAACCAGATAGCCGCTTCCTTAGGCGGTGGGGCCAGACAAAAAGTCGCTGAAGTTGTCAAGGCGGCGGTCAGAGCGGGCTTTTATGCTGCCTGGGGATTTAATATTCTCGGGGGCGTAGTTGGGGTAGATCTCGATTTTGATATACTGTCAAAACAGGTAAACTTGGTCACGTTAGAGTCAACACTTCATAGTGGGATTGTCATCGAAGTAACTTTTGCCTACTTTATTACCTCTCGCATGTCATTCTGGGAACGCAATGTGACGCTTACACCATATAACAGAGCGAATTACAATAGAGCTTGGAATCTCTATGACACCCCATCTACCCATACTTTCGAGCCGATTACCCTCCAGTCACCTTTCAGTTCGAACACACGTATGCCGCTCGGCAGTGGGGCAAAAATAGGCCTACTCGCAGGCATTGAATATGAAATAGACCCTTTCACTCCAGTTATAAAAGAGGCATTTGGTATAAAAGGGGCGTACTGACGTTATACTCATTCTTTCTACTGATATATGATGCCAGATTGAGTAAGAAAGGCCGATTCCTGTGTGTGAATACACAATCTTTCGTATAATGAACACACTTTGGAAGATTCCCCCATTTATTATTTGCGTAATTCTGCTCTTATTTAACGCACTTATATTAGTCGCCCTAGAAATTGACCCAATCGGAATCCCCGCCAAATTAATTGGCTTAATATTTATCATAGTAACTATTGGATACCCCACTACGATAGCAGTATATGACGCCGTAAGAAGTCATCAGAAATTATTTGCCGCTATACTGTGCTCTCCAGTCATATTTTCTTTGATATCGATATTTTTACGTCACAGCGCCATCGATATAAAAGAATTTGATGTAGCATTTATCAATCAAGTAGTCGCGTCATTGAATTCGCTAATTTTTATAATTGTGGCAATATCAATGTGGAAATCGTCAGGCGTACTCTATAATGTTGCCTCTACATCAAAAAAAACTAGGCGCACAAGGGCGTTATTATTTCTTTCTTTTTCTTACCTCCCCATCGGCATTTTTCTGAACCACCCCTACGCCGAAACCTTCATAAAAATAGAACGTGAGAGGTTGAGAAATAGGGGAGAAATATCCTCATGAAATAGAAGACACATGCGTACCCTTTTTGCGTTGTTCGGCAATTCATGCAGCTGCGCCATAGAGCAACTTGTTAGGTGAGCTTTCTCTTTTCAGCTTTGGCGTAGGCGCAATTACGGTGACAGTGCACTTAATTGACGAAACCAGACTTTGGCCTTAGCCTCTTCCCATGGTTCGCCTGGCGCGCGTGGTGATCCCCAACCTGCCCCACCACGTCACGCAACGTGGCAATGGCCGGGCGCAGACTTTCTTCAGCGACGACGACTACCGGCTCTATCTCGACCTGCTGCGCAAACATTGCACGGAGGCCGAAGTGAGCATTTGGGCTTGGGTGCTCATGCCGAACCACGTGCATCTGATCTTAACGCCGCGGGATGCGGACGGCATCCGGCGGGCGCTCTCGAAGGTGCATCGCGCCTATGCCGGGCACGTTCATGCGCGGACGCAAAAGACTGGCCACTTCTGGCCTGATCGCTTTTAACTGGGGCGGTTCGGCTGTGTGCCGATGGATGAAACCCATCTTGTCGCCGCCCCACCAGACGAAGTAGATCTGCAAGCCTCAAACGAAACCATCACCCTAAAGCAACGAGGCAATGTCGCGGTGCCAGTGGACCACTCTGATGACTTGGATCGGAGAAGCGGGCCGATAAATCGCGGCGTAAGAAGTTTGCCTCACCGGCCAGAACAGAACCGGCCGATCCGTCAGATTACGGTGACAGTGCATGAAATTGGCGCGACCGGACTTTGGCCTTGACCTCTGCCGATGGTTTGTCTGGCCCGAGTGGTAATCCCTGAACTGCCCCACCACGTCACGCAACGTGGCAACGGTCGGGCGCAGACTGTTTTCTGCGACGACGACTATCGGCTTTATCTCGACCTGTTGCGCATGCGTTGCACAGAGGCCCAGATGAGCATTGGGGGTGAGCATTCGGGCAGGGGTGCTCATACCGAACCACCTACGTTTGATCTTCACTTCGCGAGATGCGAACGGTATCCGGCGAGCGCTCTCGAAGGTGCATCGCATCCCTGCACTGCCACCGCAATCCTTGCCCGTTTTCCTTCCGGGTTCCTTGGTGCAAGGCGTCTGAGCTACTCTGTAGTACTTCGTCTCCTCTTGCCAGGGCAGTCAGACTTCCTTGCAATCGTATCCGGTCCTTCTTCTTGTTTCCACGGTTCTCGTCGCCGCCCCTTTCATCGGCTCCTTCCTCGGGACGCTGATCCTGCGGCTTCCGGCGGGGCGGGCAGTGGTTTTCGACCGCTCGCGCTGTGAGGCCTGCGGGCAGGTGCTGGGTGCGCTCGATCAGGTTCCCCTCTTCTCCTGGCTCACCTTCAAAGGCCGCTGCCGGCACTGCGGCACGAAGCTCGGCGTCTTCTACCCGCTGATCGAACTGGCGGCGCTGGGCGTTGCCCTCTGGGCGGCGTTCACCGTGCCCCCTCACCTCGTCTGGCCGACGGCGGCGCTGGGCTGGGTGTTGCTGGTGCTGGCGGTCATCGACGCCAGGCACTTCTACCTGCCCGACGTGCTCACCCTGCCGCTGATCCCGGCGGGGCTGGCGGTGGCCTGGTGGCTCGATCCAACACATTCGTTTGGGGGCCAGCTTCTCCACCACGCCCTGGGCGCGGCCCTCGGCTTCCTCGGCTTCGCTGCGCCCGCCCGGGCCTAGCAGCGGCCGGACATCGCCAGCCTGACCGTCGAGAGCCAGACCTACGACACCCGCGCGCTCTATGACGCCGCGGGCCGGGCCGACACCCTGGTCTACCCCACGGGCTTCCAGGTGAAGTCCCACTTCACCGCCAACGGCCACCTCTCCTCGGTGACCGACGAGCTCTCGACCGTCACCTACTGGCAGGCGACGACGGTGAACGCCGAGGGCCAGGTGACGGCCGAGACCCTAGGCAACGGCGTCGCCACGGCCCGCGTCTACGACCCGGCGACCAGCCGCATTGACTCCATCGTCACCACCAAGGGCGCCACCGGCATCCAGGACCTGGCCTTCGACTTCGATACCCTGGGCAACCTGACGGCGCGCCGTGACCTGCGCCAGGACCGCGAGGAGGCCTTCACCTACGACGGCCTCAACCGCCTGACCGGCACCACCCTGACCGACACCGCCACCCTGGCGACCCTCGCCACCACGGCCTACACCTATGACGCCCTGGGCAACATCGTCACCAAGTCCGACGTGGCGGGCGGGTCGAACTACGTCTACGGCCTGGCCGGCGCCGGGCCGCACGCGGTCTCGCAGATCGGTGCAAAGCTCTACAGCTACGACGCCAACGGCGCCATGGTCTCGGGCGACGACAAGACCACCTCCTGGACCTCCTTCAACAAGCCCGAACAGATCACCGACACCCTGACCGGGGATCTGACGAGTTTCGTCTACGGCCCCAGTCGCGCCCGGGTGAAGCAGCAGATCGTCGACGGCGGCCTCAGCACCACTGTCATCTACGTCGGCAGCCATTTCGAGAAGAAGGTGCGCCCCGGCGAGGACGACGAGTTGGTGCACTACATCCGCGCCGGCGGCAGCGTGGTGGCCATCCACACCACTTACAGCGACGTCGGCACGCTCAGCGACAAGACCCGCTACCTGCACCGCGACCACCTGGGCTCCGTCGCGGCTGTCACCGACGAGTCCGGCGCGGTCACCGAGCGCTTCTCCTACGACGCCCACGGCAAGCGCCGCCTCACCGACTGGCAGGCCGGCACACCCACCACGCCGGGCGAAACGCCCCGGGGCTTCACCGGCCACGAGCATCTCGACGCCGTCGGCCTCATCCACATGAACGGCCGCGTCTACGACCCGACCTTGGGAAGGTTCCTAAGTGCTGATCCCTTCGTGCAGTACCCGGAGACCACGCAGGGCTTCAACCGCTACAGCTACGTCTTTAACAACCCACTCAGTTACACCGATCCGAGCGGGTTCTCAATTTTCAATGATGATGGGAGCATTGCAGAAGCGCCGAGTGATTCAGCAGGGCCTGAGGCTGGGAATGATGACCGCGGATTCATCGAACGAGTCGACGACTTCCTCTCGGACTTGCTTGGTGTTAACAAGGTCGCCAGAGATTATGCTCGGACTCGAGCCAGACAAGCTGGAATTGACTATCAAACTGCCGTTCGAGAAATCCATGACCTAGTCGGCTCTGCTGTTGCAGAGAATGTGGCCGGTCTGGAGGAATGGGGTGTTGCCACTGTGGTGTCGCATGTCGTTGCAGCGACCACTTCTCTCGGCATCCCTGAGTTCGCGAACGGGGTCCTAGACCGAGCGATCGCTCACCTAGGAGGCATATCCAGTATCCAATCCACGGGGTCTTTAGGAGCACGCAGTGCCCAGATAGCATCTCTCGAGCTAGATGAAGTTTTTGGCGTCGATGTAGAAGGTGCCATCGAGGATATTGAGGCAGCTGTACAATTCCAGTGGGGAATGACCGTCAACATCTATGAGGATTTTCGATACGACTTTATAGACACCCTAACTTCACTGCTTGACTCGTTTGGACCTGGACCCGGCACTATTGGGGCCGGTGTGAAAGGTGCGATGGCCGTACCTGGCATGGTTAGACGGGCGGGGTCAATCTGGTCAAGCACGCGGATGCGCACAAGCGTGATGAACGCCTTCGCACACTGGCAGAATCATAGACTAGAGTTCCCTGGATTAAATAATGCCAAGCAATATGTTGAAGAAGCGCAGGCATTCTTCACAAGACAGTATGAGTATCTTACCAAAACGCGAAAAAATGGAGATACTATGGTGTACGATCCTGCGACAAATACGTTTGGCGTCTACAATAGGGTTGGCGAACCTAGAACCTTCTTTCGCCCAGAGAGAGGTTTAGATTATTGGAACGAGGTAAATTGACCATGGTATTTCCATGCCCTTGCTGTGGCTATTTGACTTTTTCATCACCACCACCCGGAACTTTCGAAATCTGCCCTGTCTGTTACTGGGAAGATGATCCGATCCAAAGCTCAAATCCGAATTACGCTGGAGGAGCAAATACGATTTCACTCGAAACTGCCAAGAAAAACTTTGCACATTTCGGCGCAGTAAAAGCTGAATTCAGAAAACTTACTCGGCCACCTGCTGCAGAGGAGATGCCCTAGAATCCTGTGGTTGCGGTAACAGCGCACGAAATTGACGTTGTCAGACATTGACGGAGACCATCCTGAGATGGCTCATCTGGCGCGCGTGGTGATCCCCAACCTGCCCCACCACGTCACGCAACGTGGCAACGAATTACGGTGACAGTGCATTTAATTGACGAAACCAGACTTTGGCCTTAGCCTCTTCCCATGGCTCGTCTGGCCCGCGTGGTGATCCCCAACCTGCCCCACCACGTCACACAACGTGGCAACGGCCGGGCGCAGACCTTTTTCAGCGACGACGATTACCGCCTTTATCTCGACCTGCTGCGCAAGCATTGCACGGAGGCCGAAGTGAGCATTTGGGCCTGGGTGCTCATGCCGAACCACGTGCATCTGATCTTAACGCCGCAGGATGCGGACGGCATCCGGCGGGCGCTCTCGAAGGTGCATCGCGCCTATGCCGGGCACGTTCACGCGCGGCTGCAAAAGACCGGCCACTTTTGGCAAGGAAGGTTCGGCTGTGTGCCGATGGATGAAGCTCATCTTGAGGCCGCCTTGCGCTATGTAGCGCTCAATCCGGTGCGGGCCCGCCTCGCGAAGCGGGCGGTGGATTGGCAATGGTCGAGCGTGCACGATCAGCTCTCGCGCAAGCGAAGCGGCACGCTCACCGACACCGCGCCGGTGCGGGAGCGCTATCCCAATTTTGCCGCTTTGATCGAGGCGGGCGAGGATGAGGACTTGTCAATGGCCCTGCGCCGGGCGGAGTCCATCGGCCGCCCTCTGGGCAATGCGGCATTTGTGGAGACGCTCGAGCGCCAAACCGGCCGCACCCTACAACCCGCCAAGCGCGGGCCGAAACCGCAACAGGCACAGAAGCTGGAAAGGTGAGTTCATCAATTAACTGCACTGTCACCGTAATGAACAAAGACCGGCGGTATCCCCTCAAGTTTCACGGGAGTGACTGTGCGCCTGGATCTTCGGCCAGGCACTATGGCTAGGCTCGAAGCAATAGGGGTTCGGAGCGCCGGCTCCTTAGTAGAGAGTAAGTATCCTGCGATGCAGCGTCTTGCAAAGGGCATGAACTGGACGAAAACGAACGCGTACTTCAAACAGGAGCGAGGCTTCGTGAACATTGGCTTGGGTCGAGGACCAGCAATGGATATAGTGAATGATGGCTTGACAGGGTTTTCCGAGATACCGTGATGAAGAGCGAGCATTTTGAGGCGTTAATAAACTTCATCTCTGAAGAAATCAATTTCGAGGAGTTTCTCGATAGATACCCTGTAGATCCGCGGAAAGATGAAGACCACGTCTATGATCTTTTAAGAAGCGGAATAGAAAAGAGAGATAGCGATGAGGTGGAGGCAGCGTTGATAGTCGGGCATCGCTTTGACAAATTCACGTCGAACTGCGTGCCATTGCTCAACGAACTCATTACAGCAGATTGGCATATCAGCCATGAAGACATTGCCGAAGCACTCCGAGTTCTAAGGGACCCTCGGAGCACCGACGCCCTTTATGAAGCGGCTCTATTGCAGTTCGATTATATGGGCGGCGATGAGAATGCCCTCGGAAAGAAGTGTTGTTGGGCACTCGGCGCTATCGACACTGCCGATGCGGAGGAAAAACTGTACAGACTAGCGCACAGTGTCAACATAGCTATTGCTGAGGCAGCTCGATACGAACTTGGCCGCAAAGGATCGTCCACTTAGAGCATAACAGGCTCGAAAACTTGCTTTCCATATGCATTGTTGAATTGATCTCGGAAGGAGTACCTTCGTGTTCTGAGAGTTCAATTTCTCTATTCATTTGCGCAATGGAGGGAGTCATCTAGCTTAGCGTGATTCCTGAGCGCAACTGCCGAACACAACAATCATCGCGAGCTTCGTTTGTCATGGGTTCTGGCAACTTACGTGAAAGTTGCCGTTGCTTTTTTTGCCCCCTTCATCGGCTCCTTCCTGGGCACGCTGATCCTGCGGCTGCCGCAATTACGGTGACAGTGCACTTAATTGACGAAACCAGACTTTGGCCTTAGCCTCTTCCCATGGTTCGCCTGGCGCGCGTGGTGATCCCCAACCTGCCCCACCACGTCACGCAACGTGGCAATGGCCGGGCGCAGACTTTCTTCAGCGACGACGACTACCGGCTCTATCTCGACCTGCTGCGCAAACATTGCACGGAGGCCGAAGTGAGCATTTGGGCTTGGGTGCTCATGCCGAACCACGTGCATCTGATCTTAACGCCGCGGGATGCGGACGGCATCCGGCGGGCGCTCTCGAAGGTGCATCGCGCCTATGCCGGGCACGTTCATGCGCGGACGCAAAAGACTGGCCACTTCTGGCCTGATCGCTTTTAACTGGGGCGGTTCGGCTGTGTGCCGATGGATGAAACCCATCTTGTCGCCGCCCCACCAGACGAAGTAGATCTGCAAGCCTCAAACGAAACCATCACCCTAAAGCAACGAGGCAATGTCGCGGTGCCAGTGGACCACTCTGATGACTTGGATCGGAGAAGCGGGCCGATAAATCGCGGCGTAAGAAGTTTGCCTCACCGGCCAAAACAGCACCGGCCGATCCGTCAGGTCCGCCCGCTCGTGACCCAAACCCGGGTTGCCGGCCAGAAGGTCGAACGCCGCGTAAAGCCGATCCTCAACCAGTTCGGCGGTTTCGGGGTTCTCCAGCCAAAGAGCGGTGACGATCTCTTCGATATCGGCCTGGGCAACAAGCGTCAGTGAATAAGACATCACCCTTGCCGGGTGAGCTTGGCCCGCGCCGCCCGCGTGCGGCGGCGCGACTCCTCGCCGCTGATGACCTCGCCCCGCTCGGCCTGCACCAAGCCCTCGTCGATCTTTCGGTTGAGATCGACCAGAGCCTGCCGTTGGGCTTCGTCGAAGCGGTCCAGCAGGCGCAGAGCTTCCCGGATGACCTCGCTGGCCGAGGTGTAGCGCCCGGACTTCACCCGGTCTTCGATCAGTTTCTCAAGCTCCGGGGTCAGGGAGACATTCATGGCGGCCTCTAGCGGCTGGATGGCGATAACGAAGTATAGCAATTCTTGCTATCCTTCTCAACGACTGCCAGACTTGAAGGTTGATTGGTAGTATATTATACTACCAAGTATGAAATTTGGCTTCCGCGGGAGCGCAACATGGCCATCGTCAAAAAAAGCATTTCGGTCACGGACCAGCAGAACGACTGGATCAAAGCCCAGATCGAGTCCGGGCGCTACGGCAACGAGAGCGAGGTTGTGCGCGACCTCATCCGTGAACGCCAACTGCGCGAACTGGATACCCCGGCCGCGATCAAGGCGATCCGGGCCAAGCTTCTGGAGGCGGAAGACAGCGGCTTCACCAAGCAGTCCGCCGAGGAAATCCTTGCCGAGATCAAGGCCGAGCTAAGGCAAGATGGCGGGCTATAAGCTCAGCCAGGCAGCCAAGAGCGACCTGCGAGAAATCTACAGATACGGGCTTCTGGAGTACGGCGAGACGCAGGCCGACCGCTATTTCGCCGACTTCTTCGCGCGTTTCGAACAGATCGCCGAGACCCCCTTGCTGTATCCCGCCGTCGACCATATCCGCGAGGGCTACAGACGCGGTGTCTGCGGCGTGCATTCGATCTATTATCGCATCGACAACGACACGGTAGAAATCATGAGGCTTCTGGGCAGGCAGGACACAACCGAGGCCTTTTAACTCCCACACAGACGGCACCGCCGACGTTTCAAAAATCCCTCAAGGCGCCCAGGTTTGGCTTGGTATTTACATACGGCGGTTCTCCTGTTTGCCCCCTTCATCGGCTCCTTCCTCGGCACGCTGGTCCTGCGCCTGCCGGAGGGACGGGCGGTGGTCTTCGACCGCTCGCGCTGTGAGGCCTGCGGGCAGGTGCTGGGCGCGATCGATCAGGTTCCCGTCTTCTCCTGGCTGGCCTTCAAAGGCCGCTGCCGGCATTGCGGCGCGAAGCTCGGCGCCTTCTACCCGCTGATCGAACTGGCGGCACTGGGCGTCGCGGTCTGGGCGGTGCTCACGGTGCCCGCGCCCCTCGTCTGGCCGACGGCGGCGCTGGGCTGGGCGCTGCTGGTGCTGGCGGTCATCGACGCCAGGCACTTCTACCTGCCCGACGTGCTGACCCTGCCGCTGATCCCGGCGGGGCTGGCGGTCGCCTGGTGGCTCGATCCAGCCGGCTTGCTGGGCGGGCAGATCCTCCACCACGCCCTGGGCGCGGCCCTCGGCTTCCTCGGCTTCGCGGGGCTGGCCTGGGCCTACCAGCGCCTGCGCGGGCGCGAGGGCCTGGGCCTGGGCGACGCCAAGCTGCTGGCCGCCGCTGGCGCCTGGGTCTCCTGGACGGGGCTCGGCTCCGTCCTGCTCTGGGCGGCGCCTATCGCCCTGGTGGTATCGCTTGCCGCCGGACTTATACAGGGTACACTATCCGATAAGTTGGCCGGCCGGACGGCCCTGCCCTTCGGACCCTTCCTGGCGCTGGGCCTCTGGCTCACCTGGCTCTACGGCCCGATCCGCCTCGGCTGGCCTCTATAAATCAAGCCTTTCCAGCAGCTTAACGGGAAAGGCGGTGGTCACAGGGGACCGTTCCCATGGGGGAACCCAGGGCACTGACGCAGCCCAGCCAGGGATTGGGCGACGGGTTGCAGGAGGAAAGCGCCGTAAGCCTTTCACGCGAAAGGGCTTCGGGGCCGCTTGCCCCTGCCGCCGCCGCGGCTGCAACCGAGGATGTACCCCCGAACAGCGGCCCGAAGATCGCTGAAAAGCAGCCGCGCAACGTGGGCGACCTGCTGCTGGCGCGCGGCAAGCTGGAGCCCGCCGCCCTGGCTCGCGCCGAGCGGGCCCAGGCGGAAACCGGCGAGCGCCTGGACCGGGTGCTGACCCGCCTGGGCCTGGTCGGCGAGCGCGACATGGCCGAGGCCCTGGCGGCGCTGCTCGGCCTGCCGCTCACGGCCCGCGATGACTACCCCGCCCTGCCGCTGGCCGAGGAGACCCTGGCGGCCAAGTTCCTGAAGGACAGCCAGGTGCTGCCCATCGCCCTGGAAGAAGACGGCAAGGAGAGGGGCGTCACCCTGGCCATGGCCGACCCGCTGGACGATTTCGCGGCGGAGGCGGTGGGGCTGCGGCTCGGCCTGCCGGTCGCCCGCGCCGTGGCCACGGTGGCGGAGCTGGAGGACGCGCTGGAGCGGCTCTACGGCGGCGGCCGGGGCTCGCTGGAGCAGATCGCCGCGACAGCCGAGACGGCAGAAGAAGAAGGCACCGAGGCCGACGTGGCCCGCCTGCGAGACCAGGCCAGCGAGGCGCCGGTCATCCGCATCGTCAACCTGCTGATCGCCAAGGCGGTGGAGGCCCGCGCCTCCGACATCCACATCGAGCCCTTCGAGGCCTCGCTGCGGGTGCGCACCCGCGTCGACGGG encodes the following:
- a CDS encoding transposase; the protein is MVRLARVVIPNLPHHVTQRGNGRAQTFFSDDDYRLYLDLLRKHCTEAEVSIWAWVLMPNHVHLILTPRDADGIRRALSKVHRAYAGHVHARTQKTGHFWPDRF
- a CDS encoding prepilin peptidase yields the protein MQSYPVLLLVSTVLVAAPFIGSFLGTLILRLPAGRAVVFDRSRCEACGQVLGALDQVPLFSWLTFKGRCRHCGTKLGVFYPLIELAALGVALWAAFTVPPHLVWPTAALGWVLLVLAVIDARHFYLPDVLTLPLIPAGLAVAWWLDPTHSFGGQLLHHALGAALGFLGFAAPARA
- a CDS encoding RHS repeat-associated core domain-containing protein codes for the protein MKSHFTANGHLSSVTDELSTVTYWQATTVNAEGQVTAETLGNGVATARVYDPATSRIDSIVTTKGATGIQDLAFDFDTLGNLTARRDLRQDREEAFTYDGLNRLTGTTLTDTATLATLATTAYTYDALGNIVTKSDVAGGSNYVYGLAGAGPHAVSQIGAKLYSYDANGAMVSGDDKTTSWTSFNKPEQITDTLTGDLTSFVYGPSRARVKQQIVDGGLSTTVIYVGSHFEKKVRPGEDDELVHYIRAGGSVVAIHTTYSDVGTLSDKTRYLHRDHLGSVAAVTDESGAVTERFSYDAHGKRRLTDWQAGTPTTPGETPRGFTGHEHLDAVGLIHMNGRVYDPTLGRFLSADPFVQYPETTQGFNRYSYVFNNPLSYTDPSGFSIFNDDGSIAEAPSDSAGPEAGNDDRGFIERVDDFLSDLLGVNKVARDYARTRARQAGIDYQTAVREIHDLVGSAVAENVAGLEEWGVATVVSHVVAATTSLGIPEFANGVLDRAIAHLGGISSIQSTGSLGARSAQIASLELDEVFGVDVEGAIEDIEAAVQFQWGMTVNIYEDFRYDFIDTLTSLLDSFGPGPGTIGAGVKGAMAVPGMVRRAGSIWSSTRMRTSVMNAFAHWQNHRLEFPGLNNAKQYVEEAQAFFTRQYEYLTKTRKNGDTMVYDPATNTFGVYNRVGEPRTFFRPERGLDYWNEVN
- a CDS encoding CPCC family cysteine-rich protein, with protein sequence MVFPCPCCGYLTFSSPPPGTFEICPVCYWEDDPIQSSNPNYAGGANTISLETAKKNFAHFGAVKAEFRKLTRPPAAEEMP
- a CDS encoding transposase, producing MARLARVVIPNLPHHVTQRGNGRAQTFFSDDDYRLYLDLLRKHCTEAEVSIWAWVLMPNHVHLILTPQDADGIRRALSKVHRAYAGHVHARLQKTGHFWQGRFGCVPMDEAHLEAALRYVALNPVRARLAKRAVDWQWSSVHDQLSRKRSGTLTDTAPVRERYPNFAALIEAGEDEDLSMALRRAESIGRPLGNAAFVETLERQTGRTLQPAKRGPKPQQAQKLER
- a CDS encoding type II toxin-antitoxin system RelE/ParE family toxin, whose product is MSYSLTLVAQADIEEIVTALWLENPETAELVEDRLYAAFDLLAGNPGLGHERADLTDRPVLFWPVRQTSYAAIYRPASPIQVIRVVHWHRDIASLL
- a CDS encoding type II toxin-antitoxin system ParD family antitoxin — encoded protein: MLYFVIAIQPLEAAMNVSLTPELEKLIEDRVKSGRYTSASEVIREALRLLDRFDEAQRQALVDLNRKIDEGLVQAERGEVISGEESRRRTRAARAKLTRQG
- a CDS encoding type II toxin-antitoxin system ParD family antitoxin, with product MAIVKKSISVTDQQNDWIKAQIESGRYGNESEVVRDLIRERQLRELDTPAAIKAIRAKLLEAEDSGFTKQSAEEILAEIKAELRQDGGL
- a CDS encoding type II toxin-antitoxin system RelE/ParE family toxin → MAGYKLSQAAKSDLREIYRYGLLEYGETQADRYFADFFARFEQIAETPLLYPAVDHIREGYRRGVCGVHSIYYRIDNDTVEIMRLLGRQDTTEAF
- a CDS encoding A24 family peptidase, which produces MAWYLHTAVLLFAPFIGSFLGTLVLRLPEGRAVVFDRSRCEACGQVLGAIDQVPVFSWLAFKGRCRHCGAKLGAFYPLIELAALGVAVWAVLTVPAPLVWPTAALGWALLVLAVIDARHFYLPDVLTLPLIPAGLAVAWWLDPAGLLGGQILHHALGAALGFLGFAGLAWAYQRLRGREGLGLGDAKLLAAAGAWVSWTGLGSVLLWAAPIALVVSLAAGLIQGTLSDKLAGRTALPFGPFLALGLWLTWLYGPIRLGWPL